Proteins encoded together in one Abyssisolibacter fermentans window:
- a CDS encoding HPr family phosphocarrier protein, with translation MKSANIVVKNKVGLHARPAALFVQRASKFLSDIYIKRDNKEINGKSIMGIMALGVSYGDEITIIASGDDENEAIDTLVDFLNNVDDE, from the coding sequence ATGAAATCAGCAAATATAGTTGTAAAGAATAAAGTAGGTTTACACGCTAGACCAGCTGCTTTGTTTGTACAAAGAGCAAGTAAGTTTTTAAGTGATATATATATAAAAAGAGATAATAAGGAAATAAATGGTAAAAGCATTATGGGTATTATGGCTTTAGGAGTTTCATATGGTGACGAAATTACCATAATAGCTAGTGGTGATGATGAAAATGAAGCTATTGATACATTAGTTGATTTTTTAAATAATGTTGATGATGAGTAG
- the whiA gene encoding DNA-binding protein WhiA has translation MSFSSKTKNEIARIPLSKKCCQIAEIAGFVRMSGSISLSGFKKINLKLSTENAAVARRLFIILKTLFNSHTEVMVRKNKQLKKNNNYLIVVDDEVIAKNILIQTGIVDKDCSNLFDINYNVPKKIIHNDCCKRAYIRGVFLGGGSLSDPEKTYHLEFVTRNEKHAKDLLQIMNLYDLNSKIVIRKENYVVYIKESEKIVDLLNIIGAHTALLNLENIRVFKDVRNNVNRIINCETANLNKTIEAALRQVNNIEYIQNTIGIENLPENLIEIAQLRLQNKDATLVELGKMLTLPIGKSGVNHRLRRIERIADKLRREVKK, from the coding sequence ATGTCATTTTCGTCAAAGACAAAAAATGAAATAGCGAGAATACCTTTGAGTAAAAAATGTTGTCAGATTGCTGAAATAGCAGGTTTTGTAAGAATGAGTGGTAGTATAAGTTTAAGTGGCTTTAAAAAGATTAATTTAAAACTATCTACTGAAAATGCTGCCGTTGCTCGAAGATTATTTATAATACTTAAAACTCTTTTTAATTCTCATACAGAGGTTATGGTAAGAAAAAATAAACAACTTAAAAAGAATAACAATTATTTAATAGTGGTTGATGATGAAGTTATTGCAAAGAATATTTTGATACAAACAGGGATTGTAGATAAAGATTGCAGTAACTTATTTGACATAAATTATAATGTACCTAAAAAAATTATACATAATGATTGCTGTAAAAGAGCATATATTAGAGGAGTTTTTTTAGGTGGAGGTTCTTTAAGTGATCCGGAAAAAACTTATCATTTAGAATTTGTAACTCGCAATGAAAAACACGCAAAAGATTTGCTACAAATAATGAACTTATATGACTTGAATTCAAAAATAGTTATACGTAAAGAAAATTATGTAGTATACATAAAAGAATCTGAAAAAATCGTTGATCTGTTAAATATTATAGGAGCACATACTGCGCTTCTTAATTTAGAAAATATTCGAGTGTTTAAAGACGTTAGAAATAATGTTAATAGGATTATTAATTGTGAAACAGCAAATTTAAATAAAACTATTGAAGCTGCGTTAAGGCAAGTTAATAATATTGAATATATACAAAATACAATTGGCATTGAAAATCTTCCGGAAAACTTAATTGAGATAGCTCAGTTGAGATTACAAAATAAGGATGCTACTTTAGTTGAGCTTGGGAAAATGTTAACATTGCCGATTGGGAAATCAGGTGTAAATCATCGACTAAGAAGAATTGAAAGAATAGCAGATAAATTAAGGAGAGAGGTGAAAAAATGA